The proteins below are encoded in one region of Engystomops pustulosus chromosome 8, aEngPut4.maternal, whole genome shotgun sequence:
- the TLCD3B gene encoding ceramide synthase, which produces MVHVLAAGSLFFPGLFLLSKAGLRRLRLFRGEESNTVIVSARLVSSIQAVLASTAGYIVASSCKDVIEDRHWLAATYTRFAVPYFIYDIYAMYLCYWHKHKLKGHPGGWRLTRAYLYKEFLMVLHHVFMVAVCFPVSVLWREGKGDFFLGCMLMAEVSTPFVCLGKVLIQYKKQETLLHRVNGVIMLVTFFCCRLLLFPYMYWVYGQRVGLPLYRVPFNLSPEYNIGAAVLMAPQVYWFYLICRRAYTLFQQSRMSQRPRNGHPLSDSPSAKEQDCSQ; this is translated from the exons ATGGTACATGTCCTGGCCGCTGGCAGCCTCTTCTTCCCgggtctcttcctcctctccaagGCCGGACTGCGGAGGCTGAGGCTTTTCCGTGGGGAGGAATCCAACACCGTCATAGTATCAGCCAG GTTGGTCTCCTCCATACAAGCGGTTCTGGCCTCCACAGCTGGATACATTGTAGCCTCGTCCTGTAAGGATGTCATCGAGGatcg ACATTGGCTGGCTGCCACCTACACGCGCTTTGCTGTTCCTTACTTCATATATGACATCTACGCCATGTACCTCTGCTACTGGCACAAGCACAAGCTGAAGGGGCACCCGGGAGGCTGGAGGCTCACCAGGGCCTATCTGTACAAGGAGTTCCTCATGGTCCTGCACCACGTCTTCATGGTGGCCGTCTGCTTCCCCGTGTCAGTG CTGTGGAGAGAGGGGAAGGGGGACTTCTTCTTGGGGTGCATGCTGATGGCGGAGGTCAGCACCCCGTTTGTGTGTCTGGGTAAAGTTCTGATCCAG TATAAGAAGCAGGAGACTCTTCTGCACCGGGTGAATGGAGTCATCATGTTAGTGACTTTCTTCTGCTGCCGGCTGCTGCTCTTCCCCTACATGTACTGGGTGTACGGGCAGCGGGTGGGGCTCCCCCTCTACAGGGTCCCCTTCAACCTGTCCCCGGAGTACAACATCGGAGCCGCCGTCCTCATGGCCCCCCAAGTCTACTGGTTTTACCTGATCTGCAGAAGAGCTTACACTTTGTTCCAGCAGTCTAGGATGAGCCAGCGGCCGCGGAACGGACACCCCCTCAGCGACAGCCCCTCAGCCAAAGAGCAGGACTGCTCCCAGTGA